From Buchnera aphidicola (Mindarus keteleerifoliae), the proteins below share one genomic window:
- the rsxG gene encoding electron transport complex subunit RsxG, with translation MLIKIFRNIAIIGFFSIIFSGLTAFVHENTKYIINSNIEKKEKENLRKIMNYNKYDNNINKNCYIISNKLLGDNKIHHVWLIKRKNKSYGMIVESVALNGYSGSIKMMVGSDFLGKIFGVRILEHHETPGLGDKIELKISNWITFFSGMNFFDLDTKGKFALKKDGGIIDQFTGASITPRAVINQIKNSVIFISNQKNIQYLQTCKNRKE, from the coding sequence ATTAACAGCTTTTGTGCATGAAAATACAAAATATATTATTAATAGTAATATCGAAAAAAAAGAAAAAGAAAATTTAAGAAAAATAATGAATTATAATAAATATGACAATAATATAAATAAAAATTGCTATATTATTTCTAATAAATTATTAGGAGATAATAAAATTCATCATGTTTGGTTGATTAAAAGAAAAAATAAATCGTATGGAATGATAGTAGAATCTGTTGCATTAAATGGATATTCAGGTTCAATTAAAATGATGGTAGGAAGTGATTTTTTAGGAAAAATTTTTGGAGTTAGAATTCTTGAACATCATGAAACTCCTGGATTAGGAGATAAAATCGAATTAAAAATTTCAAATTGGATAACTTTTTTTTCTGGAATGAATTTTTTTGATTTAGATACAAAGGGAAAGTTTGCTTTAAAAAAAGATGGAGGTATAATAGATCAGTTTACTGGAGCAAGTATAACACCTAGAGCAGTAATTAATCAGATTAAAAATTCTGTAATATTTATATCAAATCAAAAAAATATCCAATATTTACAAACTTGTAAAAATAGAAAAGAATAA
- the rsxE gene encoding electron transport complex subunit RsxE — protein MKIKIFYQIWIKNVTLDKLLGLCPVLAVTTSASNALGLGFSTIIVLVLTNGIISIIKNWIPNDLRIPIYMIVISSVVTCIDLLLCSYAFNLHESLGIFISLIITNCVILNSAEEIKKKEKTSVSLINGFLIGIGATFSMLILGIFREILGKGTVFVDIDNLLGSNFNFLYYKFIDSSSFFRLASLPPGALFILSLLLVIKRLIKNKSVKKIDCIINYK, from the coding sequence ATGAAGATTAAAATCTTTTATCAAATTTGGATTAAAAATGTTACTTTAGATAAATTATTAGGGCTGTGTCCTGTTTTAGCTGTTACAACTAGTGCATCAAATGCACTAGGATTAGGCTTTTCTACAATAATAGTTTTAGTGTTAACAAACGGAATAATATCAATTATAAAAAATTGGATACCTAATGATCTTCGAATTCCTATTTATATGATAGTTATTTCTTCTGTCGTAACATGTATAGATTTATTATTATGTTCTTATGCTTTTAATTTACATGAATCATTAGGAATTTTTATTTCCTTAATTATAACTAATTGTGTTATTTTGAATTCTGCTGAAGAAATAAAAAAAAAGGAAAAAACAAGTGTTTCGTTAATTAATGGATTTTTAATTGGAATAGGTGCAACCTTTTCCATGTTAATTTTAGGAATTTTCAGAGAAATATTAGGAAAAGGTACAGTATTTGTTGATATAGATAATTTATTAGGTTCTAATTTTAATTTTCTTTATTATAAATTTATAGATTCATCTTCATTTTTTAGATTAGCTAGTTTACCTCCTGGTGCTTTATTCATTTTAAGTTTGTTATTAGTTATTAAAAGACTAATAAAAAATAAGAGTGTTAAAAAAATAGATTGTATTATAAATTATAAATAA
- the nth gene encoding endonuclease III: MNNKKRYKILLLFKKNNPNPKMELIFSSTFELLISVILSARTKDSQVNEATRKLYSVANTPKKIINLGIKKIKYYIKNIGLFNVKSNYLIQSSILIENKYNGLVPRTRKKLMTLPGVGRKTANIILNVAFKKNTIAVDTHVFRVVNRINFVSGKNVSTIEKKLIRLIPLEFKYYAHSWFVLHGRYICLNRKPKCDICIIFKFCEFFKKNDYLSFKN, encoded by the coding sequence ATGAATAATAAAAAAAGATATAAAATATTATTATTATTTAAAAAAAATAATCCAAATCCTAAAATGGAACTTATTTTTTCTTCAACGTTCGAATTGTTAATTTCTGTGATTTTATCAGCGAGAACAAAAGATAGTCAAGTTAATGAAGCAACTAGGAAATTATATTCGGTAGCTAATACGCCAAAAAAAATTATTAATTTAGGAATAAAAAAAATTAAATATTACATTAAAAATATCGGTTTATTTAATGTTAAGAGTAATTATTTAATTCAGTCTTCTATTTTAATAGAAAACAAATATAATGGATTAGTTCCAAGGACTAGAAAAAAATTAATGACATTACCAGGAGTGGGAAGAAAAACCGCTAATATTATTTTAAATGTAGCATTTAAAAAAAATACTATTGCAGTGGATACACATGTTTTTAGAGTAGTTAATCGTATTAATTTTGTTTCAGGAAAAAATGTTTCTACAATAGAAAAAAAATTAATTAGATTAATTCCATTAGAGTTTAAATATTATGCTCATTCTTGGTTTGTATTACATGGTAGATATATTTGTTTAAATAGAAAACCAAAATGTGATATATGCATAATTTTTAAATTTTGTGAATTTTTTAAAAAAAATGATTATCTTTCATTTAAAAATTAA
- the tyrS gene encoding tyrosine--tRNA ligase, with protein sequence MSVDLISKLKSRGLIENITKVKELSKILLEKKIKVYCGFDPTADSLHVGHLLPLICLKRFLKNGHKLFILIGEGTGLIGDPSFKRKERKPNSVSYLNACSKKIENQLFNFFKKDKKFSNFKIVNNLNWYKNLYLLDFLSNIGKSFSVNSMINKEFVKKRIKRVDQGISFSEFSYNILQAYDYLYLHQRKGTVLQIGGSDQWGNISSGINLIKKITKKTVFGLTLPLLVSSNGLKFGKTENGTIWLDSKKTSSYKFYQFWINTSDHNLYDFLRKFTFLKSTEIDDFENKKNFKKYIFLAKKKLAENVTMLVHGKEKCDSAKRITHSIFFDNLEKMTEFDFSQLKQDGLPTVKLSKSDDLQQALVKSGLSSSRGQARNMILSNAVYVNHIKEKNVKYKFFCKDKIFGKYALLRRGKKSYCLLCWK encoded by the coding sequence ATGAGTGTCGATTTAATTTCTAAATTAAAAAGTAGGGGTTTAATTGAAAATATAACTAAAGTTAAAGAACTTTCGAAAATTCTTTTAGAAAAAAAAATAAAAGTATATTGCGGATTTGATCCAACAGCAGATAGTTTGCATGTAGGACATTTATTGCCTTTAATTTGCTTAAAAAGGTTTTTAAAGAATGGGCATAAATTATTTATTTTAATAGGAGAAGGTACTGGTTTAATTGGAGATCCAAGTTTTAAAAGAAAAGAAAGAAAACCGAATTCTGTTTCTTATTTAAATGCTTGTAGTAAAAAAATTGAAAATCAACTTTTTAATTTTTTTAAAAAAGATAAAAAATTTTCTAATTTTAAAATCGTGAATAATTTAAATTGGTATAAAAATTTATATTTATTAGATTTTTTATCTAATATAGGGAAATCTTTTTCTGTTAATTCAATGATTAATAAAGAATTCGTAAAAAAAAGAATTAAAAGAGTTGATCAAGGAATATCATTTTCCGAATTTTCTTATAATATTTTACAAGCTTACGATTATTTGTATTTACATCAAAGAAAAGGAACAGTTTTGCAAATAGGAGGATCGGATCAGTGGGGGAATATTTCTTCTGGAATTAATTTGATTAAAAAAATTACTAAAAAAACAGTTTTTGGTTTAACTCTTCCTTTATTGGTGTCTTCTAATGGATTAAAATTTGGAAAAACAGAAAATGGAACGATATGGTTAGATTCAAAAAAAACAAGTTCATATAAATTTTATCAGTTTTGGATAAATACATCCGATCATAATTTATATGATTTTCTTCGAAAATTTACTTTTTTGAAAAGTACAGAAATTGACGATTTTGAAAATAAAAAAAATTTTAAAAAATATATTTTTTTAGCGAAAAAAAAATTAGCAGAAAATGTTACGATGCTAGTACATGGGAAAGAAAAATGCGATTCTGCTAAAAGAATTACTCATTCTATTTTCTTTGATAACCTAGAGAAAATGACAGAATTTGATTTTTCTCAATTAAAACAAGATGGTTTACCTACGGTAAAATTGTCTAAGTCTGATGATTTACAGCAAGCTTTAGTTAAGTCAGGATTATCCTCTTCTAGGGGACAAGCTAGGAATATGATTTTATCAAATGCTGTATATGTTAATCATATAAAAGAAAAAAATGTAAAATACAAATTTTTTTGTAAAGATAAAATCTTTGGTAAATATGCTTTATTAAGAAGAGGTAAAAAAAGTTATTGTCTACTCTGTTGGAAATAA
- a CDS encoding iron-sulfur cluster assembly accessory protein: MIDLTIEKKIEFLKQCKKIYITKAAEKQIKFLIKKSSSGIGIRINLKKTGCAGFKYTLEIIKDKCIKKDEKEIFFLKNGFNIFVPIKIIPFLIDTKIDFIKKGVNWVFKFKSSKIKEFCGCGESFNI, from the coding sequence ATGATTGATCTAACTATTGAAAAAAAAATAGAATTTCTTAAACAATGCAAAAAAATTTATATTACTAAAGCAGCAGAAAAACAAATAAAATTTTTAATAAAAAAAAGTTCTTCGGGAATAGGAATTAGAATTAATTTAAAAAAAACAGGTTGTGCTGGTTTTAAATATACTCTAGAAATTATTAAAGATAAGTGTATAAAAAAGGATGAAAAAGAAATATTTTTTTTAAAAAATGGTTTTAATATATTCGTACCTATAAAAATAATTCCATTTCTTATTGATACAAAAATAGATTTTATAAAAAAGGGTGTTAATTGGGTCTTTAAATTTAAAAGTTCTAAAATAAAAGAATTTTGCGGCTGTGGAGAAAGTTTCAATATATAA
- the ydiK gene encoding AI-2E family transporter YdiK encodes MQNTEEGMDSPKSVFSLMFIGLMILVSFWVLRPFLLSFLWASMIVIATWPLMLKIQELVAGRRFFAVSTMIIGLLLLFFVPLTCIINSLINGSIPFINCFISGNFDFPNLIWLQDIPIIGKKMFFTYHKLLKGGGGLLISQVQPYIGKTTYFFVTQAENVGHCIIHFIFTVVFSTFLYWKGEKIAHIIRYFAFRLADQSGDAVVLLAGQAVRAVALGVVVTAFIQGMLAGVGLIISGIPYSALLMLLIFLLCLIQLGPLPVLVPAIIWLFWRNNVTWGTILLFWSFFLFVLDNILRPMLIRIGADLPTILILSGVVGGLLAFGTIGIFVGPVVLLISYRLITSWMNETSYSGSISKKVIYQLKKNVYKKNI; translated from the coding sequence ATGCAAAATACAGAAGAAGGTATGGATTCACCGAAGTCTGTTTTTTCTTTAATGTTTATAGGTTTAATGATATTAGTTAGTTTTTGGGTTCTTCGCCCTTTTTTATTAAGTTTCTTATGGGCTAGTATGATTGTTATAGCTACTTGGCCTCTTATGTTAAAAATTCAGGAACTCGTAGCTGGAAGACGATTTTTTGCAGTTAGTACCATGATAATAGGATTATTACTTTTATTTTTTGTTCCTTTAACGTGTATAATAAATAGTCTGATTAACGGTAGTATTCCTTTTATTAATTGTTTTATATCTGGAAATTTTGATTTTCCAAATTTGATTTGGTTGCAAGATATACCAATTATAGGAAAAAAAATGTTTTTTACTTATCATAAATTATTGAAAGGAGGAGGAGGATTATTAATCAGTCAAGTTCAACCTTATATAGGAAAAACAACTTATTTTTTTGTCACTCAAGCAGAAAATGTAGGTCATTGCATTATACATTTTATTTTCACAGTAGTATTTAGCACTTTTCTTTATTGGAAAGGTGAAAAAATAGCGCATATTATACGATATTTTGCCTTTAGGTTAGCTGATCAATCAGGAGACGCAGTTGTTTTATTAGCAGGACAAGCGGTTAGGGCTGTTGCTTTAGGAGTAGTAGTAACAGCATTTATTCAAGGAATGTTAGCAGGGGTAGGATTAATAATTTCAGGTATTCCTTATTCTGCTTTACTAATGTTATTAATTTTTTTGTTATGTTTAATACAACTAGGTCCTCTACCTGTATTGGTTCCAGCAATTATTTGGTTATTTTGGAGAAATAATGTTACTTGGGGTACTATTCTTTTATTTTGGAGTTTTTTTTTATTCGTATTAGATAATATTTTACGTCCTATGCTTATAAGAATTGGTGCTGATTTACCTACAATATTAATTTTGTCTGGTGTGGTAGGGGGATTATTAGCATTTGGAACAATAGGAATATTTGTAGGCCCCGTTGTTTTATTAATTTCATACAGATTAATTACATCTTGGATGAACGAAACTTCATACTCAGGATCAATATCTAAAAAAGTAATATATCAATTAAAGAAAAATGTTTATAAAAAAAACATATAG
- a CDS encoding 3-deoxy-7-phosphoheptulonate synthase — MKKTDELRTIRIDPLITPSELAKRYFITSEIMDNVINSRKNVSNIITGKDLRLLVIVGPCSVHDPIAAIEYANKLNVLRKKYSSTLEIIMRTYFEKPRTVVGWKGLISDPNLDNSFDVNFGLSIARKLLLDINKIGMPSATEFLDMVIGQFIADLISWGAIGARTTESQIHREMASALSCPVGFKNGTDGNIRIAIDAIRAAQARHLFLAPDKHGKMTINHTSGNPYSHIIMRGGKFPNYHKEDIESAVKHLKEFNLLEYLMVDFSHGNCLKEHKRQHLVSDSICKQITDGSRFITGVMIESFLKEGSQTVVEGQSLNYGQSITDPCLGWDDTVVILENLSKAVSNRF; from the coding sequence ATGAAAAAAACAGATGAATTACGAACAATAAGAATAGATCCATTAATTACTCCTTCAGAATTGGCTAAACGTTATTTTATTACTTCTGAAATTATGGATAATGTTATAAATTCTAGAAAAAATGTTTCTAACATTATTACGGGAAAAGATTTACGATTATTAGTTATTGTTGGACCATGTTCAGTACACGATCCTATAGCAGCTATTGAATATGCAAATAAATTAAATGTTTTAAGAAAAAAGTATTCTTCTACTCTTGAAATTATTATGAGAACTTATTTTGAAAAACCTAGAACAGTTGTAGGTTGGAAAGGATTAATTTCTGATCCTAATTTAGATAACTCTTTTGATGTAAATTTTGGTTTGTCTATAGCTAGAAAACTGTTGTTAGATATTAATAAAATAGGTATGCCTTCAGCAACTGAATTTTTAGATATGGTTATAGGACAGTTTATCGCCGATTTAATAAGTTGGGGTGCAATTGGAGCTAGAACAACAGAAAGTCAAATTCATAGAGAAATGGCATCAGCATTATCTTGTCCAGTTGGATTTAAAAACGGAACTGATGGAAACATTAGGATAGCAATTGACGCAATTCGTGCTGCTCAAGCTAGACATTTATTTTTAGCTCCTGATAAACATGGAAAAATGACGATCAATCATACTAGTGGTAATCCTTATTCTCATATAATTATGAGAGGAGGAAAATTTCCAAACTATCATAAAGAGGATATTGAGTCTGCTGTTAAACATTTGAAAGAATTTAATCTTTTAGAATATTTAATGGTTGATTTCAGCCATGGTAATTGTCTTAAAGAACATAAACGACAACATTTGGTTTCGGATTCTATTTGTAAACAAATCACAGATGGATCAAGATTTATAACAGGAGTTATGATTGAAAGTTTTTTAAAAGAAGGATCACAAACAGTCGTAGAAGGTCAATCATTAAATTATGGTCAATCTATTACAGATCCTTGTTTAGGTTGGGATGACACTGTTGTTATATTAGAAAATTTATCTAAAGCAGTAAGTAATCGATTTTAA
- the thrS gene encoding threonine--tRNA ligase has protein sequence MPIITFPDGCRQIYDRSVSLMEIANDIMGRKASNFYVAAIVNNVLVDIEKIIKEDSEIRFITIKDKLALNLIRYSCMQLLAYSVKKIWPESKVATGCITENGFYYDFDVNRSLTFQDIEMIERKMKELSKKKYKIIKKQVERNLVNKLYKKNKEYYKIEEINDKFKKIDNFFLYYHENNVDFYGPQVSNIKFCQFFNLLNISGAYWKRKKSNKMLQRIYGTAWTSEKELKMHLCYLKELEDRDHRKIAKELGFFHFQKNSPGMVFWHSFGWIIFRELETFIRSKLTSHKYQEVKSPLLMDKILWEKSGHLDNYFENIFTTMSENKIYCIKPMNCPGHIQIFNIGTKSYKDLPVRMAEFGLCHRNETSGSLHGLMRVRSFTQDDGHIFCTVDQIRTEINDCIKIIYEVYHLFGFKNIQVKLSTRPKKRIGTDFMWDQAELNLSAALKENNIKFQLQVGEGAFYGPKIEFSFFDNLKRIWQCGTIQLDFYLPERLQALYIDENNEKKPVVMIHRAILGSMERFIGILIEEYKGKFPTWISPIQVAIINVNKIHTNYVTQLSKRMLELGIRVKADLRNESISFKIRYYTSKCVPYILICGDKEVANNTVSIRTRTGKNINNLNYKFFIEKIKKEIYNRSFFQLEE, from the coding sequence ATGCCTATTATTACTTTTCCCGATGGTTGTCGTCAAATTTATGATCGGTCTGTTTCATTGATGGAAATAGCTAATGATATAATGGGACGTAAAGCTTCTAATTTTTATGTTGCTGCTATCGTTAATAATGTTCTTGTTGATATTGAAAAAATAATTAAAGAAGATAGTGAAATACGGTTCATAACAATTAAAGATAAATTAGCTTTGAATCTTATTAGATATTCTTGTATGCAGCTTTTAGCGTATTCAGTTAAAAAAATTTGGCCTGAATCAAAAGTAGCAACTGGGTGTATTACAGAAAATGGTTTTTATTATGATTTTGATGTTAATAGATCTTTAACATTTCAAGATATTGAAATGATAGAAAGGAAAATGAAGGAATTATCTAAAAAAAAGTACAAAATAATAAAAAAACAAGTTGAACGGAATTTAGTAAATAAATTATATAAAAAAAATAAAGAGTATTATAAAATTGAAGAAATTAATGACAAGTTTAAAAAAATAGATAATTTTTTTTTATATTATCATGAAAATAACGTTGATTTTTATGGACCTCAAGTATCGAATATTAAATTTTGTCAATTTTTTAATTTATTAAACATTTCAGGGGCTTATTGGAAAAGAAAAAAAAGTAATAAAATGTTACAACGGATTTATGGTACTGCATGGACTAGTGAAAAAGAATTAAAAATGCATTTATGTTATCTTAAAGAGTTAGAAGATCGAGATCATCGAAAAATTGCAAAAGAATTAGGTTTCTTTCATTTTCAAAAAAATTCGCCAGGAATGGTTTTTTGGCATAGTTTTGGATGGATTATTTTCAGAGAATTGGAAACATTTATTAGATCAAAACTAACAAGTCATAAATATCAAGAAGTAAAGAGTCCTTTGTTGATGGATAAGATTTTGTGGGAAAAAAGTGGACATTTAGATAATTATTTTGAAAATATATTTACCACCATGTCTGAAAATAAAATTTATTGTATAAAACCTATGAATTGTCCTGGACATATACAAATATTTAATATTGGAACAAAATCATATAAAGATCTTCCTGTTAGGATGGCAGAATTTGGACTTTGTCATAGAAACGAAACATCTGGTTCTTTACATGGTTTAATGAGAGTTAGATCATTTACACAAGACGATGGACATATATTTTGTACTGTTGATCAGATTCGGACAGAAATCAATGATTGTATAAAAATAATATATGAAGTATATCATTTATTTGGATTTAAAAACATTCAAGTTAAATTGTCTACTCGGCCTAAAAAAAGAATTGGAACTGATTTTATGTGGGATCAAGCTGAGTTAAATTTGTCGGCAGCATTAAAAGAAAATAATATAAAATTTCAACTTCAGGTTGGAGAAGGAGCTTTTTACGGTCCAAAAATAGAATTTTCTTTTTTTGACAATTTAAAAAGAATTTGGCAATGTGGAACTATTCAACTTGATTTTTATCTACCTGAAAGATTACAAGCTTTATATATAGATGAAAACAATGAAAAAAAACCAGTAGTAATGATTCATAGAGCTATTTTAGGTTCTATGGAAAGATTTATTGGAATATTAATTGAAGAATATAAAGGAAAGTTTCCAACTTGGATTTCCCCAATACAAGTAGCAATAATTAATGTTAATAAAATTCATACTAATTATGTAACGCAACTATCTAAAAGAATGTTAGAATTAGGAATTCGTGTAAAAGCAGACTTACGAAATGAATCTATTAGTTTTAAAATTAGATATTATACTTCGAAATGTGTTCCGTACATATTGATTTGTGGAGATAAAGAAGTTGCTAATAACACAGTTTCGATTAGAACTAGAACTGGAAAAAATATAAATAATCTTAATTACAAATTTTTTATAGAAAAAATAAAAAAAGAAATTTATAATCGTAGTTTTTTTCAATTGGAGGAATAA
- the infC gene encoding translation initiation factor IF-3 — MKVGKRIQSSRMNRINKEIRASEVRLMNVKGDQIGILSLKDALKKAEILGVDLVEISPNAIPPVCKMMNYGKFLYEKTKLLKEQRKKQKIIQIKEIKFRPSTEIGDYQVKLKKLIRFLKNGDKVKITLRFRGREMAHQDIGIDMLKRIKNDLFHVSIMEYFPRKIEGRQMVMILSPKKNK; from the coding sequence ATTAAAGTCGGAAAAAGAATTCAATCATCTAGAATGAATCGAATTAATAAAGAAATTCGAGCATCGGAAGTTCGTTTAATGAATGTTAAAGGTGATCAAATAGGTATATTATCTTTAAAAGATGCTCTAAAAAAAGCTGAAATTTTAGGAGTAGACTTAGTTGAAATAAGTCCTAATGCAATTCCACCAGTATGTAAAATGATGAATTACGGAAAGTTTTTGTATGAAAAAACTAAATTGCTTAAAGAGCAAAGAAAAAAACAAAAAATTATTCAAATTAAAGAGATAAAATTTCGTCCAAGTACAGAAATTGGAGATTATCAAGTAAAATTAAAAAAATTAATACGATTTTTAAAAAATGGAGATAAAGTTAAAATTACATTACGTTTTAGAGGAAGAGAAATGGCACATCAAGATATAGGAATTGATATGTTAAAAAGAATTAAAAACGATTTGTTTCACGTTTCTATAATGGAATATTTTCCTCGAAAAATTGAAGGTCGTCAAATGGTAATGATTTTATCGCCTAAAAAAAATAAATAA